A portion of the Lolium rigidum isolate FL_2022 chromosome 1, APGP_CSIRO_Lrig_0.1, whole genome shotgun sequence genome contains these proteins:
- the LOC124662673 gene encoding cell number regulator 2-like, with protein sequence MDAAEAKPTPVTVTPSRPRAQPPVNPWSTGLFDCMEDPGICCLTCICPCMTFGLMAEIVDRGATSSGASGAMYIGMGVMTGWGCQWIYTWFYRTKMRAQYGLQETPYPDCCVTGFCEPLAICQQFRELRNRGFVMDIGWHANMELQQQQGRGGNAATVPPAMHVDGMTR encoded by the exons ATGGACGCCGCCGAGGCTAAGCCAACACCAGTAACGGTCACGCCGTCACGGCCGCGCGCGCAGCCGCCGGTGAACCCCTGGTCGACGGGGCTGTTCGACTGCATGGAGGACCCAGGCATCTGCTGCCTGACGTGCATCTGCCCGTGCATGACGTTCGGGCTGATGGCGGAGATCGTGGACCGGGGAGCGACGTCGAGCGGCGCGAGCGGGGCGATGTACATCGGGATGGGGGTCATGACGGGGTGGGGGTGCCAGTGGATCTACACCTGGTTCTACCGCACCAAGATGCGCGCGCAGTACGGCCTCCAGGAGACCCCCTACCCGGACTGCTGCGTCACTGGCTTCTGCGAGCCCTTGGCCATCTGCCAGCAGTTCCGCGAACTCAGGAACCGAGGTTTCGTCATGGACATCG GATGGCACGCGAACATggagctgcagcagcagcaggggcGTGGCGGCAACGCGGCCACGGTGCCGCCGGCCATGCACGTTGATGGAATGACCCGTTGA